One segment of Paenibacillus sp. FSL R7-0337 DNA contains the following:
- a CDS encoding alpha/beta fold hydrolase — MRTIFLTGGTGFIGRQLVEELLKEDNMIFLLVRSRSKAIRVYQEKGFFNEAALFFIEGDLTKPDLGLSDEDKERVLRTDIIIHAGGQMDIQATTQEATSVFLNGAKHISEFAKRIHQLKGLQQFIHVVGYMSPFDDDNSKVAIDVFQEGHDYLKIKNPYERTKFLADLYIRQQASALGYPLSVINPPTVVGSSTTGSTEQVAGLGLLVESMRRGLMPVIPGGKGYKLPLISNDALAKFIVQVVKLEQLSIQTYTLVPDNQHDPDISELLGVMSESMNMAAPAISVPLRFMKALMNSGISKITQIPSDGLNFITNRTFSNDQPKKVMGEDWFTKTSVMNFLPAVVADLDYRLMYPNDQYNHAYERTLIGNTVIYQIPGEGKPFILFHGLLSDGADLFPLGLELHEKTGRPVWIPDLPGLGRSPFKRDKNLLDLYLNVVKELSGKATHGAHWIGHSFGAVILLEASACEYLDTKNTITLLQPPVAKKNSKSFNTPQFMNKWALKLATANSLERYLIDNGLFKNIESIPKYYIAKVRSSFTSPRIVNTTLQLNRFLSKNYQGDFTKVPRSNLHVIWGDQDRHYSAPVQLGNIDVVPYGHHFPLSHPGKAACYILGN, encoded by the coding sequence TTGAGGACTATATTTTTGACAGGTGGAACAGGCTTTATCGGGAGGCAACTCGTGGAGGAGCTTCTTAAAGAGGATAATATGATTTTTCTTTTAGTGAGATCGAGAAGTAAAGCAATACGTGTTTATCAGGAAAAAGGGTTTTTCAACGAGGCAGCCCTATTCTTTATTGAAGGTGATTTGACGAAACCAGATTTAGGTCTAAGTGATGAAGATAAGGAGAGGGTACTACGCACGGATATTATTATTCACGCAGGCGGACAAATGGATATTCAAGCGACAACGCAAGAGGCAACTTCTGTGTTTTTAAATGGTGCCAAGCATATCAGTGAATTCGCTAAACGTATCCACCAATTGAAGGGTTTGCAGCAATTTATTCATGTAGTTGGATATATGTCCCCCTTTGATGATGATAATAGCAAGGTTGCGATTGATGTGTTTCAAGAAGGGCACGACTATCTGAAAATAAAAAATCCGTATGAAAGAACCAAATTTTTAGCAGATCTGTATATTCGCCAGCAGGCATCCGCATTAGGGTATCCGCTATCTGTGATTAATCCGCCAACCGTAGTCGGCAGCAGTACAACAGGAAGTACAGAGCAGGTAGCTGGCTTAGGCTTGCTTGTGGAGAGTATGCGCAGAGGGCTGATGCCAGTTATTCCTGGAGGCAAGGGGTATAAGTTACCGCTTATTTCAAACGATGCGCTGGCGAAGTTTATTGTTCAGGTTGTTAAGCTGGAGCAATTGTCTATTCAAACCTATACACTTGTTCCAGACAACCAGCATGATCCGGATATATCTGAATTATTAGGCGTGATGTCAGAAAGTATGAATATGGCCGCACCTGCAATCTCTGTGCCGCTTCGCTTCATGAAAGCACTTATGAACAGCGGGATCAGTAAAATCACACAAATTCCATCGGATGGACTGAACTTTATTACAAATAGAACCTTTTCAAATGATCAACCGAAAAAAGTCATGGGAGAAGATTGGTTTACTAAGACAAGTGTGATGAATTTTCTCCCGGCCGTAGTAGCAGATTTGGATTACCGCCTGATGTACCCCAATGACCAGTATAATCATGCATATGAACGAACCTTAATCGGAAACACTGTGATTTATCAAATACCAGGTGAGGGCAAGCCATTTATTTTATTTCACGGTTTGCTCAGTGATGGAGCCGATTTATTTCCTTTAGGACTAGAGCTTCATGAAAAAACGGGTCGACCCGTATGGATTCCAGATCTTCCGGGTTTAGGACGTTCCCCTTTTAAGCGGGACAAGAATCTTCTGGATCTCTATTTGAATGTAGTGAAGGAGTTATCAGGAAAAGCCACTCATGGCGCACATTGGATTGGCCATTCCTTCGGAGCGGTTATTCTGCTGGAAGCGTCAGCGTGCGAGTACCTGGATACGAAGAATACTATCACTTTACTTCAGCCACCTGTTGCCAAAAAAAATTCTAAATCGTTCAATACTCCTCAATTTATGAACAAATGGGCATTGAAGTTAGCAACGGCTAACTCATTAGAACGTTATTTAATTGATAATGGTCTGTTTAAAAATATAGAGAGCATTCCGAAATATTATATTGCCAAAGTACGTAGCAGCTTCACTTCGCCTAGAATTGTAAATACCACTCTTCAACTCAACCGTTTTCTGTCGAAAAATTATCAGGGTGATTTCACCAAAGTACCAAGGTCTAATCTTCATGTTATTTGGGGAGATCAAGATCGGCACTATTCTGCTCCAGTACAGCTTGGTAACATTGATGTTGTTCCCTATGGTCATCATTTTCCTCTTAGCCATCCAGGGAAAGCGGCTTGTTATATTCTAGGGAATTAA
- a CDS encoding TetR/AcrR family transcriptional regulator: MNQKRVLEVAAALFLEKGFAYTSMDELVRVSKVSKSNVYYHFADKEELLAGVVDYWIEAYERAMDEILSQNQLSVEDRVQMFLKHLSQGVQSREYKGSCPFITLYIQTPAQATHIKEKIGLFFTGLQMKISLLLKQGAEKGEFRDTIHIDEVAALFITNLEGALFLSETLKDATVITTTASHFFNLLR, translated from the coding sequence ATGAATCAAAAACGTGTGCTTGAAGTCGCGGCAGCCTTATTTTTAGAAAAGGGATTTGCTTATACCAGCATGGATGAATTAGTTCGTGTGAGCAAGGTATCAAAATCGAATGTGTATTATCACTTCGCTGATAAGGAAGAGTTGTTAGCAGGAGTCGTTGATTATTGGATTGAAGCGTATGAGCGTGCAATGGATGAAATCCTTTCCCAGAACCAATTATCCGTGGAGGATCGTGTCCAGATGTTTTTAAAACATTTATCGCAAGGAGTTCAGTCCAGAGAGTATAAGGGTAGCTGTCCATTTATTACTCTTTATATTCAAACCCCTGCACAAGCAACGCACATAAAGGAGAAAATAGGTCTCTTTTTTACAGGCTTACAAATGAAAATCTCTCTATTGCTTAAGCAAGGAGCAGAAAAAGGCGAGTTTAGAGATACGATTCATATTGATGAGGTGGCGGCACTTTTTATAACGAATCTGGAAGGAGCACTGTTTCTGTCAGAGACATTGAAGGATGCAACGGTGATCACGACAACAGCCAGCCACTTTTTTAACTTGCTTCGATAA
- a CDS encoding mechanosensitive ion channel domain-containing protein, translating to MNYIKENLAGYGVSEQMSVYLSNIIMILFIALLSVVANLVAKKIVLKIIIHIINNNRYTWDNFFLEKKVFHKLSHLAPAFIIYYAAPIFPLYQSFIIKIALTYMIIVTITVFNALLDAIDAIYRTYEVSKIRPIRGYIQVAKIILYIIAAIVVISNLMGQNPLILLSGLGALSAVLMLVFKDSILGLVAGVQLSSNDMVRVGDWIEMPKYNADGNVIDITLNTVKVMNFDKTITMIPSYALISDSFKNWRGMEASGGRRMKRSVCIDTSSICFCTKEMIEEFRKVHYLSDYVTTRLDEINAYNIEHHINMESKVNGRQLTNIGVFREYVQEYLRNHPKIHKDMTLIVRQLEAGDSGLPLEIYAFSNETTWGVYESVQSDIFDHIFAIIPLFGLRVFQNPTGQDIVNLKERREYSTGY from the coding sequence ATGAATTATATTAAAGAAAACCTTGCAGGATATGGCGTGAGCGAGCAAATGAGTGTGTATCTCTCGAACATCATTATGATTTTATTTATCGCTTTGCTCTCTGTAGTGGCCAATCTTGTAGCCAAAAAAATCGTACTGAAGATCATCATCCATATCATTAATAACAACCGGTATACGTGGGATAATTTCTTTTTGGAGAAAAAGGTGTTTCACAAGCTGTCGCATCTCGCTCCGGCCTTTATCATCTATTATGCTGCACCTATTTTTCCACTGTATCAGTCTTTCATTATAAAGATTGCCTTAACTTATATGATTATCGTAACGATCACGGTGTTTAATGCCCTGCTTGATGCCATCGATGCTATTTATCGTACGTATGAAGTGTCCAAGATTAGGCCGATCAGGGGTTACATTCAGGTTGCGAAGATTATTCTGTATATTATTGCTGCGATTGTAGTGATTTCTAACCTTATGGGACAGAATCCGCTGATTCTTCTTAGTGGACTGGGTGCTTTATCGGCTGTTCTTATGCTGGTCTTCAAAGATTCGATATTGGGCCTCGTGGCAGGGGTGCAATTATCCTCTAACGATATGGTCCGAGTCGGCGACTGGATTGAAATGCCTAAATATAATGCTGACGGCAATGTAATTGACATTACGCTGAATACGGTAAAGGTGATGAATTTCGATAAAACCATTACCATGATTCCAAGCTATGCCCTGATCTCAGACTCTTTTAAAAATTGGCGGGGCATGGAAGCTTCTGGCGGCAGAAGGATGAAGCGAAGTGTCTGTATTGATACAAGCAGCATATGTTTTTGTACCAAAGAAATGATTGAAGAGTTCCGGAAAGTACACTATCTCAGCGATTATGTCACGACAAGATTAGATGAAATTAACGCTTATAATATCGAACATCATATCAATATGGAGAGCAAAGTGAATGGAAGACAGCTAACGAATATCGGAGTATTCCGGGAATATGTCCAAGAATATCTGCGCAATCATCCCAAAATTCATAAGGATATGACGCTCATTGTCAGACAGTTAGAAGCAGGAGACAGCGGACTGCCCTTAGAAATTTATGCGTTCAGCAATGAGACGACCTGGGGTGTGTATGAGTCGGTACAGTCGGATATCTTTGATCACATTTTTGCGATTATTCCTCTGTTTGGACTTCGCGTTTTCCAGAACCCGACGGGCCAGGATATTGTTAATTTAAAAGAGAGAAGAGAGTATTCGACGGGGTATTGA
- a CDS encoding VOC family protein: protein MASIRQRIVPHLWYDKEAAEAARFYASVFPESRVTSVNTIHDTPSGDAGQVSFEVWGQPFMAISGGPYFKLNPAVSFFVNFDPSREKDAAERLDEVWDKLAEGGTALMPLGKYPFSERYGWIQDKFGVSWQLILTNPAGEERPAIIPSLLFVGDRCGKAEEAMSFYLSVFKDSRQGLLTRYPAGSAPDQEGTIMFADFMLENLWFTVMDSAHNHQFSFNEAVSFMVSCDSQEEIDYYWDKLSAVPEAEQCGWLKDAFGISWQIIPAEMNEMMKKGTPEQLARVTKAFLQMKKFELAELRKAYKGE, encoded by the coding sequence GTGGCCAGCATTAGACAGAGAATTGTCCCGCATCTATGGTATGACAAGGAGGCGGCAGAAGCCGCCCGCTTTTATGCTTCTGTGTTCCCGGAATCCAGAGTTACAAGTGTGAACACCATTCATGATACGCCGTCCGGCGATGCGGGTCAGGTCTCTTTTGAGGTCTGGGGGCAGCCGTTCATGGCGATCAGCGGGGGGCCGTATTTCAAGCTGAATCCGGCTGTGTCATTCTTTGTGAATTTTGATCCCTCACGGGAAAAGGATGCAGCAGAGAGATTAGATGAGGTGTGGGATAAGTTAGCTGAAGGCGGCACCGCCCTGATGCCGCTCGGCAAGTATCCGTTCAGTGAGCGGTATGGCTGGATTCAGGATAAGTTCGGAGTGTCCTGGCAGCTGATTCTCACGAATCCGGCAGGGGAAGAGCGGCCTGCGATCATTCCTTCCTTGTTGTTCGTGGGGGATCGATGCGGGAAGGCGGAAGAGGCGATGTCCTTCTATCTGTCCGTATTCAAGGATTCGCGGCAAGGTCTTCTTACCCGCTACCCGGCAGGCTCTGCGCCGGATCAGGAAGGAACGATTATGTTCGCGGACTTCATGCTGGAGAATCTGTGGTTCACGGTAATGGACAGTGCGCATAATCATCAGTTCAGCTTCAATGAAGCGGTCTCCTTCATGGTATCCTGCGATTCTCAGGAAGAGATTGACTACTACTGGGACAAGCTGTCCGCAGTTCCTGAAGCCGAGCAATGCGGCTGGCTGAAGGATGCCTTCGGCATCTCCTGGCAGATTATTCCGGCAGAGATGAATGAGATGATGAAGAAGGGTACGCCGGAGCAGCTGGCGCGTGTGACGAAGGCTTTTCTGCAGATGAAGAAGTTTGAGCTTGCAGAGCTGCGTAAGGCCTATAAGGGAGAATAA
- a CDS encoding helix-turn-helix domain-containing protein encodes MKFRQPFFASLKRHPTYMKLIFYFVSANVLVLGISFVLLYGQSSKTLLEEIGDHSESLLVNGARNTSRLMEWALDFSFSSSNDSALKVYALSDHYSDFETYEVWSQLMDIKNANPSIDSVYLINDYTNTVIDSRLGLNDTAAFYDQDIIKRLRDPETANHSVLIPRTLSLPLTGNTPKEVMTIVRFYEKGSSISAFVMNVDTHNLMTLLQNNSNFASRSITVLNDRDETIFSSTPMNPQQIAELRSHGMKGASGWKLFQPQDQGEKLVVYADSSVKGIQDWTFIEMIPKSAILNKITVLRDTSLILFLVLFAASLAVIILISKRVYSPIQELISRVMRQHQAEKPGLGANANELEYLSSVFTSQHNQIHELTEQWRHNKFLGRERFLRDFLGETYHSAAEICAQFVEWGIDLPGDELSVAIFRIDHFAEFSGVYPEKDRRLLRFAMSNIIQESLQSSRHKLQTVDMGDDHVAVVLSAPLSEEFAKELQVAGRLIQQYLSVGTTVAWGRTLPGLTDMHEIYLETYDLTQERFRFGHRSLIVKEWLPAAPGELYHLPVSQERQIAQAILKGDAAVILEVLRSAVVKLRELPYFECKMSLITLFMDIRRLIQEHSSQPLPSSWGLTSIEKQIIRQETMDNVMPWMEALFTKTLEDIAAARSQSKNIALIGQVDQFIESHLTDPNLSATMLADHLGLSVNYFRSLYKGETTQSITDKISEKRLTFICQELIASDSPIEPIVQHFGFSSLNTFYSSFKKVYGMTPAQYRKKYRAGDGGEKV; translated from the coding sequence ATGAAATTCAGACAACCGTTCTTCGCCTCGCTGAAGCGGCACCCTACCTACATGAAGCTTATTTTTTACTTTGTCAGTGCGAACGTTCTGGTCTTAGGGATATCCTTCGTCCTGCTCTATGGGCAATCTTCCAAGACACTGCTGGAGGAAATCGGCGATCATTCGGAATCCCTTCTCGTGAACGGGGCCCGGAATACGTCGCGGCTGATGGAATGGGCACTTGATTTCAGCTTCTCCTCCAGTAATGACAGCGCGCTTAAGGTGTATGCCCTTTCGGACCATTACAGCGATTTCGAGACTTATGAAGTATGGAGCCAGTTAATGGACATTAAGAACGCCAACCCCTCCATAGATTCTGTCTACCTCATTAACGATTATACGAATACGGTCATTGACTCCAGACTTGGGTTAAATGATACCGCAGCTTTTTACGATCAGGATATTATTAAGCGCTTACGTGACCCGGAAACAGCCAACCATAGCGTGCTTATTCCGAGAACCTTGTCCCTCCCCCTTACCGGGAACACGCCCAAAGAAGTGATGACCATTGTCAGATTTTATGAAAAAGGCAGCTCTATCTCCGCGTTCGTCATGAATGTGGATACCCATAATCTCATGACCCTGCTGCAGAATAATTCAAACTTCGCGAGCCGGTCGATCACCGTGCTGAATGACAGAGATGAGACGATTTTTAGCAGCACGCCAATGAATCCGCAGCAGATTGCCGAGCTCAGAAGCCACGGGATGAAGGGAGCCAGCGGCTGGAAGCTGTTTCAGCCCCAGGATCAGGGAGAGAAGCTGGTGGTCTATGCCGACTCCTCCGTTAAGGGCATCCAGGATTGGACCTTCATTGAGATGATCCCGAAATCCGCCATTCTGAATAAAATCACGGTCCTGCGCGATACCAGTCTGATCCTGTTCCTCGTCTTGTTCGCAGCCTCCCTGGCGGTGATTATTCTAATCTCCAAACGGGTGTACTCACCCATTCAGGAGCTGATCAGCCGGGTCATGCGGCAGCATCAGGCGGAGAAGCCGGGCCTTGGCGCGAACGCCAATGAACTCGAATACTTATCAAGCGTTTTCACCTCGCAGCATAATCAGATTCACGAGCTTACTGAGCAATGGCGGCATAATAAATTTCTGGGCAGAGAACGATTCTTAAGGGATTTCCTGGGCGAGACGTACCATTCGGCAGCGGAGATCTGCGCTCAATTCGTGGAATGGGGGATTGATCTGCCGGGCGATGAGTTGTCCGTAGCCATCTTCCGGATCGACCACTTCGCAGAATTCTCGGGAGTGTACCCGGAGAAGGACCGGCGCCTGCTCCGGTTCGCGATGTCCAATATCATTCAGGAGTCGCTGCAATCGTCCAGGCACAAGCTGCAGACCGTAGATATGGGGGACGACCACGTGGCTGTAGTCTTATCGGCTCCCTTGTCAGAGGAATTCGCGAAGGAGCTGCAAGTAGCAGGGCGGCTGATCCAGCAGTATTTGTCTGTGGGAACCACCGTGGCCTGGGGCCGGACATTGCCTGGCTTAACCGACATGCATGAGATATATCTGGAGACGTATGATCTGACGCAGGAGAGGTTCCGCTTCGGACACCGGTCGCTCATTGTGAAGGAATGGCTACCTGCTGCGCCCGGGGAATTGTATCATTTGCCTGTGAGTCAGGAGCGGCAGATCGCCCAGGCTATACTCAAGGGGGACGCCGCCGTCATTCTGGAGGTCTTACGCTCAGCAGTTGTGAAGCTGCGGGAACTGCCTTATTTTGAATGTAAAATGTCTCTGATTACCTTGTTCATGGACATCCGCCGGCTTATCCAGGAGCATTCCTCCCAGCCGCTGCCCAGCTCGTGGGGACTGACGTCCATTGAGAAGCAGATCATTCGGCAGGAAACGATGGATAACGTCATGCCCTGGATGGAGGCTTTGTTTACCAAGACGCTCGAAGACATTGCGGCCGCCCGCAGCCAATCCAAGAATATCGCCCTGATCGGCCAGGTGGACCAGTTCATCGAGAGTCATCTCACCGACCCGAATCTGTCTGCCACCATGCTGGCCGATCACCTGGGCTTGTCCGTCAATTATTTCCGCAGTCTGTACAAAGGAGAGACCACCCAGTCCATCACCGATAAAATATCAGAGAAGCGGCTAACGTTCATCTGCCAGGAGCTCATTGCCTCCGACTCGCCGATCGAGCCCATCGTGCAGCATTTCGGCTTCTCGTCCCTGAACACCTTCTATTCCAGCTTCAAGAAGGTATACGGCATGACCCCGGCCCAGTACCGGAAGAAGTACCGGGCCGGGGATGGAGGGGAGAAGGTGTAG
- a CDS encoding ABC transporter permease subunit, whose amino-acid sequence MNYPLNAGKRSKWRHITQNPFLYVMAVPGLLFFLVFSYFPIYGIMIAFKDYDFAKGITGSDWVGFRNFDYFFTSDDFWTILRNTLLLNVLFIVFTTAAAVLIALMFNEIRNKYFKRISQSLIFLPYFMSWIVIGMIVQSLFGGEEPMINVWLHNIGMEPVNWMFESSLWPYILTVIRVWQGAGYLSIIFLAAITGISEDLYEAARIDGASKLQIVTRITLPLLLPTIMIMTLLAVGKIFNGDFAMIYAIIGDNSMLYPTTDVIDTFVFRSMRQLHDFGMSSAVGLFQSIMGLIFVIAANWVTRRVSKESALF is encoded by the coding sequence ATGAACTACCCGCTAAACGCAGGTAAACGTTCAAAATGGAGGCATATCACGCAGAATCCTTTTCTGTATGTGATGGCGGTACCGGGGCTGTTGTTTTTCCTCGTGTTCAGTTATTTTCCTATATACGGGATTATGATTGCCTTCAAAGATTATGATTTTGCCAAGGGGATCACGGGGAGTGACTGGGTAGGGTTTAGAAATTTCGATTATTTTTTTACATCAGATGACTTCTGGACGATTCTGCGGAACACACTGCTGCTCAACGTGCTGTTTATTGTGTTCACGACAGCGGCGGCCGTTCTGATTGCACTCATGTTCAATGAGATCCGCAATAAATATTTCAAACGGATATCGCAGTCGCTTATTTTCCTGCCTTATTTCATGTCCTGGATTGTGATCGGGATGATTGTCCAATCCTTATTCGGCGGGGAAGAGCCCATGATTAATGTCTGGCTGCACAATATCGGTATGGAACCGGTCAACTGGATGTTTGAGTCGAGTCTGTGGCCTTATATTCTGACGGTGATCCGGGTGTGGCAAGGCGCTGGTTATCTCTCAATTATTTTCCTGGCCGCCATTACGGGCATATCGGAGGATCTGTATGAGGCGGCCCGCATCGACGGGGCTTCTAAACTGCAGATTGTGACGCGCATTACGCTGCCGCTGCTGCTGCCGACGATTATGATCATGACGCTGCTGGCTGTGGGCAAAATTTTCAACGGGGACTTTGCGATGATCTATGCCATCATTGGTGACAACTCGATGCTGTATCCGACGACGGACGTCATTGATACCTTTGTCTTCCGCTCTATGCGGCAGCTGCACGATTTCGGCATGTCTTCGGCCGTGGGCCTGTTCCAGTCCATTATGGGTCTGATCTTCGTCATTGCTGCCAACTGGGTCACCCGCAGGGTATCCAAAGAATCTGCTTTATTCTAG
- a CDS encoding carbohydrate ABC transporter permease — MIQKQSAADRTFTGFAHTFILLFTLFCLFPFLLMIAGSFTDEEELIAHGYTLFPQKLSLAAYKAVLQSDVLFNGYGVTLFITVVGALSALCISAMLGYSLANKRNVLQTPFLFFCYLPMLFSGGIIPFYIVVSQWLHLQNTIWVLILTMLCQPFLVFLLVSFFRTIPEELEEAARIDGANEMRVFFQIMIPISKPILASVGLFYALSFWNDWFMGLMFIDNEKLFPLQLILRRMVSNMEAARNLIPSGAAIAVTPPTYGVRMATTVLTIGPIVLLYPMLQKYFVKGLTVGAVKG; from the coding sequence ATGATACAGAAACAAAGCGCTGCGGACCGCACCTTTACGGGATTCGCCCATACGTTCATTTTGCTGTTTACTTTATTTTGTCTGTTTCCTTTTCTGCTGATGATTGCCGGTTCCTTTACGGATGAGGAGGAGCTGATAGCGCACGGCTATACCTTATTCCCGCAAAAGTTATCGCTGGCCGCGTATAAGGCGGTTCTGCAATCAGATGTACTTTTTAACGGCTATGGTGTTACCCTGTTCATCACGGTTGTCGGGGCCTTAAGCGCCCTGTGCATTTCCGCCATGCTCGGCTATTCACTGGCGAATAAACGGAATGTTCTGCAAACGCCCTTTCTGTTTTTTTGCTACTTGCCTATGCTCTTCTCGGGAGGGATCATTCCGTTCTATATTGTAGTCAGCCAGTGGCTGCATTTGCAGAATACAATCTGGGTGCTCATTCTGACGATGTTATGCCAGCCGTTTCTCGTCTTCCTATTGGTCAGCTTCTTCCGCACTATACCTGAGGAGCTAGAGGAAGCTGCCAGAATCGATGGAGCGAATGAGATGAGAGTGTTCTTCCAGATTATGATTCCGATCTCCAAGCCGATTCTGGCTTCTGTCGGCCTCTTCTATGCGCTGAGCTTCTGGAATGACTGGTTCATGGGACTGATGTTCATTGATAACGAGAAGTTATTCCCGCTGCAGTTAATTCTGCGCCGGATGGTTTCCAATATGGAAGCGGCCAGGAATCTGATTCCTTCGGGTGCAGCGATTGCAGTGACTCCACCGACGTACGGGGTGCGGATGGCGACCACGGTACTGACCATCGGCCCGATTGTACTGCTGTATCCGATGCTTCAGAAATATTTTGTCAAAGGTCTAACGGTAGGCGCTGTCAAAGGGTAA
- a CDS encoding DUF3502 domain-containing protein, with the protein MRLNKWFGTATTAVLVSSLVLAGCGGNAKNEGSTANSTNSPSRSEGAAPASKEVVTLKAYFPGDKPAGFDAVLQAVNDKLKKDNIGAALNINFMPWTDYGNAVSVKMSAGEEFDMYLDAPWLSMNQMIESKSLTELDAAVAARPELKASIPEEMWEYNKFGGKIMGIPLGTTQGQLYGVLIRKDLREKYGLPELKTLDDLEKFLYAVKENEKDIKPFVINGIKADKLPFILSNSANLAQDEVLEIGVNMFSYAIKDKKVIGQWESPTIADAYERVTKYYKDGIISKNIAQEQNAETLFKQGKYAATYYAADGVEGLKYSEMLKDGSDKLEIFIPNGEQAKPYTAYQQWNFLCIPTTSKHSDVTMDVVNWLSIKENHDLMEYGIQGKDWEPVGDSSYKALSGYTFPGYVLTWRPTLNRTPDTMMQDDKKWFDFSTQTSNFTLSPIAGFNFNAEKVKTEYAKITPLHDSIFLPLSQGLIPAAEGKKTMEDKMASLGGQKVIDEIQAQIDTVTSGK; encoded by the coding sequence ATGAGGTTAAACAAATGGTTCGGCACGGCAACAACAGCGGTATTGGTGTCGTCACTGGTGCTGGCAGGCTGCGGGGGAAATGCGAAGAACGAAGGCAGTACAGCGAATTCTACGAATTCCCCTTCCCGTTCAGAGGGTGCAGCGCCTGCTTCCAAGGAAGTAGTGACGCTGAAGGCTTATTTCCCGGGAGATAAACCTGCGGGGTTCGATGCTGTGCTGCAGGCAGTCAACGACAAGCTGAAAAAGGATAATATCGGAGCCGCTCTGAATATCAACTTCATGCCTTGGACCGATTACGGGAATGCGGTATCCGTGAAGATGTCTGCCGGTGAAGAGTTCGATATGTACCTGGATGCCCCTTGGCTATCGATGAACCAGATGATCGAGAGTAAATCGTTGACGGAGCTGGATGCGGCGGTGGCTGCACGGCCTGAGCTGAAGGCATCCATTCCGGAGGAAATGTGGGAGTATAACAAATTCGGCGGTAAAATTATGGGGATTCCGCTCGGCACCACCCAAGGCCAGCTGTATGGCGTACTGATCCGTAAGGATTTACGCGAGAAATACGGGCTTCCTGAGCTGAAGACCCTCGATGACCTGGAGAAATTCCTGTATGCAGTCAAGGAAAATGAGAAAGACATCAAGCCTTTTGTCATTAATGGAATTAAGGCCGATAAGCTGCCATTCATCCTGAGTAACTCTGCGAATCTGGCACAGGATGAAGTGCTGGAGATTGGGGTCAACATGTTCTCGTATGCGATCAAGGATAAGAAGGTCATTGGCCAATGGGAGAGCCCGACGATTGCCGATGCTTATGAACGTGTTACCAAATACTACAAGGATGGGATTATCTCCAAAAATATTGCCCAGGAGCAAAATGCCGAGACGCTGTTCAAGCAAGGTAAATATGCGGCGACCTACTATGCAGCTGATGGGGTCGAGGGGCTGAAATATTCGGAGATGCTGAAGGACGGCAGCGACAAGCTGGAGATTTTCATTCCGAACGGGGAGCAGGCTAAGCCCTATACGGCTTATCAGCAATGGAACTTCCTCTGTATCCCGACGACCTCCAAGCATTCCGATGTCACTATGGATGTAGTGAACTGGCTGTCGATTAAGGAGAACCATGATTTGATGGAATACGGCATTCAAGGGAAGGACTGGGAGCCTGTCGGTGATTCGAGCTATAAGGCGCTGTCCGGCTATACATTCCCTGGTTATGTGCTGACGTGGCGGCCGACGCTCAACCGTACACCTGACACCATGATGCAGGATGACAAGAAGTGGTTCGACTTCTCGACCCAGACGTCCAATTTCACGCTGAGTCCGATTGCAGGCTTCAACTTCAACGCTGAGAAGGTAAAGACGGAATATGCCAAAATCACGCCGCTGCACGATTCGATCTTCCTGCCGTTAAGCCAAGGCCTGATCCCTGCGGCGGAAGGAAAGAAGACGATGGAGGACAAAATGGCGAGTCTCGGCGGGCAAAAAGTGATCGATGAAATCCAGGCTCAGATTGATACTGTTACTTCCGGCAAATAA